A DNA window from Andrena cerasifolii isolate SP2316 chromosome 16, iyAndCera1_principal, whole genome shotgun sequence contains the following coding sequences:
- the Arg gene encoding arginase: protein MLSRTHSVMKRFGVRCYGKIGVIGVPFEKGQQKEGVAHGPEAIRAAGLIAELESLGLDVRDYGDVLYKVQNVPGVNNMSHLGDVAGCTSILSEEVQRILNDDRRVLTIGGDHSLGIGTIDGHVKVKKDVGVIWVDAHADLNTNKTSESGHVHGMPVALLTSELSNYWPHLPGMDWQQPMLSIRNVAYIGLRSVDRYERLVIEKFGITAFGMEDVERYGIHDVVNMALNKIDPNGVKSLHVSFDIDSLDPLEAPSTGTAVRGGLSLRESVHLMEELYRTHRLNAVDLVEVNPHIGNKHDVNLTIEAAIHIIQAGFGHTRRGLKVPEGITDMPLQTFK, encoded by the exons ATGTTATCAAGAACACACAGTGTCATGAAAAGATTCGGGGTGCGCTGTTACGGGAAAATCGGAGTAATTGGCGTGCCATTTGAAAAGGGACAG CAAAAGGAGGGTGTAGCACATGGCCCAGAAGCGATTAGAGCAGCTGGATTGATAGCAGAATTGGAATCTTTGG GCTTAGATGTGAGAGACTATGGCGACGTTTTGTACAAGGTTCAAAATGTACCTGGCGTTAACAACATGTCGCATTTAGGCGACGTTGCTGGTTGCACCAGTATTTTGTCCGAAGAAGTCCAAAGAATTCTAAACGATGACCGCCGAGTATTAACTATTGGTGGTGATCACAGTTTAGGAATCGGAACCATAGATGGTCACGTTAAG GTGAAGAAAGACGTAGGTGTAATATGGGTGGATGCTCACGCGGACCTTAACACTAATAAAACCAGTGAAAGTGGACACGTGCATGGAATGCCCGTGGCCCTCTTGACTTCTGAACTGTCCAATTACTGGCCACATCTTCCAGGCATGGATTGGCAGCAGCCGAT GCTGTCTATTAGAAACGTAGCTTATATTGGATTAAGATCTGTAGATCGTTACGAGAGACtagttattgaaaaatttggCATCACTGCCTTTGGTATGGAAGATGTCGAGCGATATG GTATCCACGATGTCGTTAACATGGCTTTAAATAAGATAGATCCTAATGGGGTAAAGTCATTACACGTGAGTTTTGACATTGACTCGCTGGATCCACTGGAAgcgccaagtacaggaactgCTG TACGTGGTGGATTGTCCCTAAGAGAAAGTGTTCACCTGATGGAAGAATTATACAGGACTCATAGATTGAACGCTGTCGATCTCGTAGAAGTGAATCCTCACATCGGTAACAAACATGACGTCAATTTAACAATCGAAGCCGCTATACACATCATACAAGCTGGTTTCGGTCACACGAGACGAGGTCTCAAAGTTCCAGAGGGTATTACTGATATGCCTttacaaacatttaaataa